The following coding sequences lie in one Mercenaria mercenaria strain notata chromosome 5, MADL_Memer_1, whole genome shotgun sequence genomic window:
- the LOC123557857 gene encoding septin-11-like isoform X3 has translation MAATDVQRAPAPASRGQQANGPRNLNLTGHVGFDSLPDQLVNKSVAQGFCFNILCLGETGIGKSTLMDTLFNTHFDSTPSTHDLPGVKLKANTYELQESNVRLKLRIVDSVGFGDQINKEDSWKSIVDYIDSQFEAFLSEELKIKRSLFNYHDSRIHACLYFIAPTGHSLKALDLVTMKKLDSKVNIIPIIAKADTITKAELQKFKAKIMSELQSNGVQIYHFPTDDQTVADTNNAMNCCRVVRREDIRGHLPFAVVGSSDEVKIGNKMVKARQYPWGTVQVENENHCDFVKLREMLIRTNMEDLRETTHSKHFELYRRHKLEQMGFSDDQSKSLSETYEQKRQEHVAELQKKEEEMRQTFVIKVKEKEAELKEAEKELHASFDSLKRQHADQKQKIENSKKSLEDQMNLFNQRKAQYQAQQSTLGKKKK, from the exons GCTCCTGCCCCAGCTAGCCGAGGCCAGCAGGCCAATGGACCAAGGAATCTCAATCTAACAGGACATGTTGGTTTCGACAGTTTACCTGATCAGCTTGTAAACAAGTCTGTTGCTCAGGGGTTCTGTTTTAATATCCTGTGTCTTG GTGAGACTGGTATTGGCAAGTCAACATTGATGGATACACTGTTCAACACTCACTTTGATTCTACACCGTCCACTCATGACTTGCCAGGTGTGAAACTCAAGGCTAATACTTATG aGCTGCAAGAGAGCAATGTAAGACTGAAGTTGAGAATTGTTGACAGTGTTGGTTTTGGAGATCAAATCAATAAGGAAGACAG CTGGAAGTCTATTGTAGATTACATAGACAGTCAGTTTGAAGCGTTTCTTTCGGAGGAGCTGAAGATTAAAAGATCCCTGTTCAACTATCACGACAGCAGGATCCATGCTTGTCTGTATTTCATTGCACCAACTGGGCACTC aCTGAAAGCTCTGGATCTAGTCACAATGAAGAAACTGGACAGTAAGGTGAACATTATCCCTATCATTGCCAAGGCTGACACCATCACCAAGGCTGAACTACAGAAGTTTAAAGCGAAG atcaTGAGTGAGTTACAGTCAAATGGTGTACAGATTTACCATTTCCCGACCGATGATCAAACTGTAGCAGATACAAATAATGCCATGAAT TGCTGCAGAGTTGTGAGACGTGAAGATATCAGA GGACATTTACCATTTGCTGTGGTAGGCTCGAGCGATGAAGTaaaaattggaaacaaaatggTGAAGGCCAGACAGTACCCATGGGGAACTGTACAAG ttgaGAATGAGAATCATTGTGACTTCGTGAAGTTACGTGAGATGCTGATAAGGACCAACATGGAGGACCTAAGGGAGACAACTCATAGCAAACATTTCGAACTTTACAGACGTCATAAACTTGAACAGATGGGGTTCTCTGATGACCAGTCCAAGAG TTTGTCCGAAACTTATGAGCAGAAACGTCAGGAGCATGTAGCAGAGCTGCAGAAGAAAGAGGAAGAAATGAGACAGACATTTGTTATCAAGGTGAAAGAAAAGGAAGCTGAGCTTAAGGAGGCAGAGAAAGAG CTGCATGCCAGTTTTGACAGTTTGAAGCGTCAGCATGCAGATCAAAAACAGAAGATTGAGAACAGCAAGAAGAGTTTAGAGGACCAGATGAACTTGTTCAATCAACGAAAGGCCCAGTATCAGGCACAGCAGTCCACCCTCGGcaagaagaaaaaataa
- the LOC123557857 gene encoding septin-11-like isoform X1, with translation MAATDVQRVPSNAGDLVRSVLQAPAPASRGQQANGPRNLNLTGHVGFDSLPDQLVNKSVAQGFCFNILCLGETGIGKSTLMDTLFNTHFDSTPSTHDLPGVKLKANTYELQESNVRLKLRIVDSVGFGDQINKEDSWKSIVDYIDSQFEAFLSEELKIKRSLFNYHDSRIHACLYFIAPTGHSLKALDLVTMKKLDSKVNIIPIIAKADTITKAELQKFKAKIMSELQSNGVQIYHFPTDDQTVADTNNAMNCCRVVRREDIRGHLPFAVVGSSDEVKIGNKMVKARQYPWGTVQVENENHCDFVKLREMLIRTNMEDLRETTHSKHFELYRRHKLEQMGFSDDQSKSLSETYEQKRQEHVAELQKKEEEMRQTFVIKVKEKEAELKEAEKELHASFDSLKRQHADQKQKIENSKKSLEDQMNLFNQRKAQYQAQQSTLGKKKK, from the exons GCTCCTGCCCCAGCTAGCCGAGGCCAGCAGGCCAATGGACCAAGGAATCTCAATCTAACAGGACATGTTGGTTTCGACAGTTTACCTGATCAGCTTGTAAACAAGTCTGTTGCTCAGGGGTTCTGTTTTAATATCCTGTGTCTTG GTGAGACTGGTATTGGCAAGTCAACATTGATGGATACACTGTTCAACACTCACTTTGATTCTACACCGTCCACTCATGACTTGCCAGGTGTGAAACTCAAGGCTAATACTTATG aGCTGCAAGAGAGCAATGTAAGACTGAAGTTGAGAATTGTTGACAGTGTTGGTTTTGGAGATCAAATCAATAAGGAAGACAG CTGGAAGTCTATTGTAGATTACATAGACAGTCAGTTTGAAGCGTTTCTTTCGGAGGAGCTGAAGATTAAAAGATCCCTGTTCAACTATCACGACAGCAGGATCCATGCTTGTCTGTATTTCATTGCACCAACTGGGCACTC aCTGAAAGCTCTGGATCTAGTCACAATGAAGAAACTGGACAGTAAGGTGAACATTATCCCTATCATTGCCAAGGCTGACACCATCACCAAGGCTGAACTACAGAAGTTTAAAGCGAAG atcaTGAGTGAGTTACAGTCAAATGGTGTACAGATTTACCATTTCCCGACCGATGATCAAACTGTAGCAGATACAAATAATGCCATGAAT TGCTGCAGAGTTGTGAGACGTGAAGATATCAGA GGACATTTACCATTTGCTGTGGTAGGCTCGAGCGATGAAGTaaaaattggaaacaaaatggTGAAGGCCAGACAGTACCCATGGGGAACTGTACAAG ttgaGAATGAGAATCATTGTGACTTCGTGAAGTTACGTGAGATGCTGATAAGGACCAACATGGAGGACCTAAGGGAGACAACTCATAGCAAACATTTCGAACTTTACAGACGTCATAAACTTGAACAGATGGGGTTCTCTGATGACCAGTCCAAGAG TTTGTCCGAAACTTATGAGCAGAAACGTCAGGAGCATGTAGCAGAGCTGCAGAAGAAAGAGGAAGAAATGAGACAGACATTTGTTATCAAGGTGAAAGAAAAGGAAGCTGAGCTTAAGGAGGCAGAGAAAGAG CTGCATGCCAGTTTTGACAGTTTGAAGCGTCAGCATGCAGATCAAAAACAGAAGATTGAGAACAGCAAGAAGAGTTTAGAGGACCAGATGAACTTGTTCAATCAACGAAAGGCCCAGTATCAGGCACAGCAGTCCACCCTCGGcaagaagaaaaaataa
- the LOC123557857 gene encoding septin-11-like isoform X2: MAATDVQRVPSNAGDLVRSVLQAPAPASRGQQANGPRNLNLTGHVGFDSLPDQLVNKSVAQGFCFNILCLGETGIGKSTLMDTLFNTHFDSTPSTHDLPGVKLKANTYELQESNVRLKLRIVDSVGFGDQINKEDSWKSIVDYIDSQFEAFLSEELKIKRSLFNYHDSRIHACLYFIAPTGHSLKALDLVTMKKLDSKVNIIPIIAKADTITKAELQKFKAKIMSELQSNGVQIYHFPTDDQTVADTNNAMNGHLPFAVVGSSDEVKIGNKMVKARQYPWGTVQVENENHCDFVKLREMLIRTNMEDLRETTHSKHFELYRRHKLEQMGFSDDQSKSLSETYEQKRQEHVAELQKKEEEMRQTFVIKVKEKEAELKEAEKELHASFDSLKRQHADQKQKIENSKKSLEDQMNLFNQRKAQYQAQQSTLGKKKK, from the exons GCTCCTGCCCCAGCTAGCCGAGGCCAGCAGGCCAATGGACCAAGGAATCTCAATCTAACAGGACATGTTGGTTTCGACAGTTTACCTGATCAGCTTGTAAACAAGTCTGTTGCTCAGGGGTTCTGTTTTAATATCCTGTGTCTTG GTGAGACTGGTATTGGCAAGTCAACATTGATGGATACACTGTTCAACACTCACTTTGATTCTACACCGTCCACTCATGACTTGCCAGGTGTGAAACTCAAGGCTAATACTTATG aGCTGCAAGAGAGCAATGTAAGACTGAAGTTGAGAATTGTTGACAGTGTTGGTTTTGGAGATCAAATCAATAAGGAAGACAG CTGGAAGTCTATTGTAGATTACATAGACAGTCAGTTTGAAGCGTTTCTTTCGGAGGAGCTGAAGATTAAAAGATCCCTGTTCAACTATCACGACAGCAGGATCCATGCTTGTCTGTATTTCATTGCACCAACTGGGCACTC aCTGAAAGCTCTGGATCTAGTCACAATGAAGAAACTGGACAGTAAGGTGAACATTATCCCTATCATTGCCAAGGCTGACACCATCACCAAGGCTGAACTACAGAAGTTTAAAGCGAAG atcaTGAGTGAGTTACAGTCAAATGGTGTACAGATTTACCATTTCCCGACCGATGATCAAACTGTAGCAGATACAAATAATGCCATGAAT GGACATTTACCATTTGCTGTGGTAGGCTCGAGCGATGAAGTaaaaattggaaacaaaatggTGAAGGCCAGACAGTACCCATGGGGAACTGTACAAG ttgaGAATGAGAATCATTGTGACTTCGTGAAGTTACGTGAGATGCTGATAAGGACCAACATGGAGGACCTAAGGGAGACAACTCATAGCAAACATTTCGAACTTTACAGACGTCATAAACTTGAACAGATGGGGTTCTCTGATGACCAGTCCAAGAG TTTGTCCGAAACTTATGAGCAGAAACGTCAGGAGCATGTAGCAGAGCTGCAGAAGAAAGAGGAAGAAATGAGACAGACATTTGTTATCAAGGTGAAAGAAAAGGAAGCTGAGCTTAAGGAGGCAGAGAAAGAG CTGCATGCCAGTTTTGACAGTTTGAAGCGTCAGCATGCAGATCAAAAACAGAAGATTGAGAACAGCAAGAAGAGTTTAGAGGACCAGATGAACTTGTTCAATCAACGAAAGGCCCAGTATCAGGCACAGCAGTCCACCCTCGGcaagaagaaaaaataa